CAAAGCAAAGAAAGGTTTAAAAAACATAGTTTCGCCCAAAAAGCATAAAACTGTGACTAAGGGGCAAGAAGCTAAAACTTCAAACGATAAGCCAAAACCGCTACATGAGCAACCTCTAAAGATGATGGAGAAAACCTCTAAAGTAAAAAAAGATAAAAAAGGAATAAAAGAAAAAATAAAAAGCTTTAAAACAAAGAAAGCAAAACCCGTAGAAAAAGAGCTGAAAAAGGGTAGCATATTCAAAAAAGGCTTCAAAAAGCTAAAAGGGAAAATAAAAAAATTAAACCCAATAAAGGTTAAGAAGAATAAAATAATCGGGAGCAAAAAGTTAGCATTTTTATTGACATCTGGCACGATTATAGCAATTTTACCAACATTCAGTCTAGCTCCTCTTCCAGCATTAGCCATAACTTCTGCATGTGTTTTCAGTATTAATTTTATAGCTGTGAAAACGTTAAAGAAATTTATCAAACAACGCAAATTAGCAGTAAGATCCGAAGCTGAGCCAGAAAAACTAGAAGAGGTATCTGTTGAACAACCGAAATCTAAGCAAATTTTCAGAGGTGGTAAATAGATTTATTAAATAAACAATTACTTTTGCTTATATCTTAATATATTATTTCTGAGTACCCTGTTTTTAATCCAGAATTCAAGTCAATTCATTTTTGGACACTCACCCAACTCATCAGCAGTTAGGCCAGATGCTCGCAAGATAATATCAACAGCAATACCCGCCTTAACTAGATCCTTTGCTACCTTGATTTTTTCTGCTTTTTTAACTTTTTCCTTAACAACCTTCATACTTTTAGACAGAGTTTCAACTAATGCACTCAATCTACTCCATAATTCTTGATCCTCAGTTTTGTTGTGTTCACTTATTAAACTTGATAACTCACCTTCTACTTCACTACTCTCATCTTTTTTTATTGTTTCAGGCAGTAAAACCCTTACTTTCACTGATAATGCTTTTGCTATTTCATATAATGTGTCAAGTGGAATTGCAATGTACCCTTGCTCATAGTCGTTTATCTCCTTAGGTGTTACACCTATTTTATTTGCTAAATCTTCTTGTGTATACCCACGTATTAACTGTATGATTTCTATCCTTTGCCCTATTTTGTAATCTATAGAATCAGTACGTACTTTCTTTTCTGTATATTTGCAAGTAGATAAGCCTGTTGCCTGTAAGATAATACTAACAGAGATGTTCTCTTTAACTAAATTATTTGACACTTCTTCTCTTGCTTCTTTTCTGCTGCTTTCTTTGTAGCCCTTGGCAAATTCAACCAATGAGTAGATTGCCTTGCGTAATTCCTGATTCTCAATTTTTTCATACATTCTCACCAGGCTTAATATTTTTTCTGCCTCACCTTCAAAATAACAATCTTCATTTAGTACTTTTGGTTCAGGAAGTAGATCTGCAGTATTAACTGATAATGCTTTCGCTATTTTATATAATGTTTCAATTGAGATAGGATTGTACCCTTGTTCATATTTGTGTATTTCCTGATATGTTACGCCGATTTCATCTGCTAAGTCTATCTGAGTATATCTTTGTATTAACCTACAAATTTCCACTTCTTGCCCTACTTTATAATCAATAGAGTCTATATACTCTGGGTTATAGTAAC
The nucleotide sequence above comes from Wolbachia endosymbiont of Oedothorax gibbosus. Encoded proteins:
- a CDS encoding helix-turn-helix domain-containing protein translates to MFVSIRKPAIKGYYNPEYIDSIDYKVGQEVEICRLIQRYTQIDLADEIGVTYQEIHKYEQGYNPISIETLYKIAKALSVNTADLLPEPKVLNEDCYFEGEAEKILSLVRMYEKIENQELRKAIYSLVEFAKGYKESSRKEAREEVSNNLVKENISVSIILQATGLSTCKYTEKKVRTDSIDYKIGQRIEIIQLIRGYTQEDLANKIGVTPKEINDYEQGYIAIPLDTLYEIAKALSVKVRVLLPETIKKDESSEVEGELSSLISEHNKTEDQELWSRLSALVETLSKSMKVVKEKVKKAEKIKVAKDLVKAGIAVDIILRASGLTADELGECPKMN